The Pseudomonas fluorescens genome segment GTACCTGCACGACTTACATATGCTTGACGATCGCCTCACCGAAGCCCGAAGAAGACACCAGCGTGGCGCCTTCCATCAGACGTTCGAAGTCATAGGTCACCGTCTTGGCCTTGATCGCGCCATTGGTACCCTTGATGATCAGGTCCGCCGCCTCGGTCCAGCCCAGATGACGCAACATCATCTCGGCCGACAGAATCACCGAACCCGGGTTGACCTGATCCTTGCCGGCGTACTTCGGCGCGGTACCGTGGGTCGCCTCGAACATGGCCACGGTGTCGGACAGGTTGGCACCCGGCGCGATACCAATACCGCCCACTTCCGCCGCCAGGGCGTCGGACAGGTAGTCACCGTTGAGGTTGAGGGTGGCGATCACATCGTATTCGGCCGGACGCAGCAGGATCTGCTGGAGCATGGCATCGGCGATGGCATCCTTGACGACGACTTCGCGGCCGGTTTTCGGGTTCTTGAATTTCATCCATGGGCCGCCATCGAGCAGCTCGGCGCCGAATTCTTCCTTCGCCACCTCGTAACCCCAGTCCTTGAAGGCACCTTCGGTGAATTTCATGATGTTGCCCTTGTGCACAATGGTCAGCGACTTGCGGTCGTTGTCCACCACGTATTGCAGGGCCTTGCGCACCAGACGCTTGGTGCCTTCTTTCGAAACCGGCTTGATACCAATGCCGCAATCCTGGTCGAAACGGATCTTGGTGACGCCCATTTCTTCTTTCAGGAATTTGATGACCTTGGTGGCCTCAGGAGAACCGGCCTTCCATTCGATACCGGCATAAATGTCTTCGGAGTTCTCGCGAAAGATCACCATGTCGACGTCGCCGGGCTTTTTCACCGGGCTCGGCACGCCTTCGAACCACACCACAGGGCGCAGGCAGACATAGAGATCGAGCTGTTGGCGCAGGGCAACGTTGAGGGAACGGATGCCGCCACCGACCGGGGTGGTCAGCGGGCCTTTGATGGAAACCACGTAATCCTTGACGGCGTCCAGGGTTTCCTGGGGCAGCCAGGTGTCCTGGTCATAGACCTGAGTTGCTTTTTCGCCAGCATAAACCTCCATCCAGGAAATCTTGCGCTTGCCCCCGTAGGCCTTGGCCACGGCAGCATCAACCACTTTGATCATCACAGGGCTGACGTCGACGCCAATGCCGTCACCTTCGATGAAGGGAATGATCGGGTTATCAGGGACATTGAGAGAATGGTCTGCGTTGACGGTGATTTTGTCGCCGACGGCTGGAACCTGAATCTTCTTGTAACCCATGCTGAACTCCATTGTTTGGATTGAACATCTGGCTTGGTTCGAGCGTAACCCAGTTGAATCAACACGCAAACCCTCTGTTCCGGGCGCGGCGACATCTCGTTTCGTACAAGCCTGAAAGCAAAGGGAAAAGCGCCAATCTCAAGCATTCACGGCGACTCTACGCCCCACCCCGCCCTGCGACCTTTAGACCAATGGACGAGAATCGTTGCATATGAAGCATCGGCAGATTGCCAGCTACCTATGTATAATGCCGCCCGCTGACCAAAGGGTCACGACGGCTGGCCTCTCTAGCACGAGACTTTCCGCCTGATTGGTCGGGTTGTTACCGCAGTCCGACTGCTTGACGCTCTACTGATGCACCCAACATCACCGCGAAGATTCTCGACATTCGGTTCATGGATGACTTTGAACGAACGCGCTTACCCGGCGCCCCTCGAGTTTCTGCGCACGCTTTAGCAAAGAAGAGAGAGTTAATCCGAATATGCCCACCCGCTCGAAGATCATCTATACCTTCACCGACGAAGCTCCAGCCCTCGCCACCTATTCCCTGCTGCCAATCATCGAGGCTTACACCGCCTCGGCCGATATCGCCGTGGAAACCCGCGATATCTCTCTTGCAGCACGTATTCTGGCCAGCTTCCCCGAGCAACTGGGCGACAAAGCCGTAGCCGACCACCTCGCCGAACTGGGCGACCTGGCCGTTACGCCTGAAGCCAACATCATCAAGCTGCCGAACATCAGCGCCTCGGTTCCGCAACTGCAAGCCGCGATCAAAGAACTGCAAGCCCAGGGCTACAACCTGCCGGACTACCCGGAAACCGTGACCAGCGACGCCGACAAAGACGCCAAGGCGCGCTACGACAAGGTCAAGGGCAGCGCCGTGAACCCGGTTCTGCGTGAAGGCAACTCCGACCGTCGCGCTCCGCTGTCGGTCAAGAACTACGCTCGCAAGCACCCGCACAAAATGGGCGCCTGGGCCAAAGACTCCAAGTCCCACGTCGCTCATATGAGCACCGGCGATTTCTACGGCAGCGAAAAAGCCGCCCTGATCGACGCCGCTGACACCGTGAAGATCGAGCTGATCGCCCAAGACGGCACCGCCACCGTCCTGAAAGAAAAAACCAACGTTCAGGCGGGCGAGATCCTCGACTGCTCCGTGATGAGCAAAAAGGCCCTGCGCGCGTTCATCGCCGCTGAAATCGACAGCGCCAAGCAACAAGGCGTGCTGCTGTCGGTTCACCTGAAAGCCACCATGATGAAGGTCTCCGACCCGATCATGTTCGGCCAGATCGTTGCCGAGTTCTACAAAGACGCCCTGACCAAGCACGCCGACGTGCTGGCCGAGGTCGGCTTCAACCTGAACAACGGCATCGGCGACCTGTACGCCCGCATCAAATCCCTGCCGGCCGAGCAACAAGCGCAGATCGAAGCTGACATTCAGGCGGTCTACGCCGCTCGTCCGTCGCTGGCGATGGTCAACTCCGACAAAGGCATCACCAACCTGCACGTGCCGAGCGACGTCATCGTCGACGCCTCGATGCCGGCCATGATCCGTGACTCCGGCAAGATGTGGGGCACCGACGGCCAGCTGCACGACACCAAGGCTGTGATCCCGGACCGTTGCTACGCCACCATCTACCAGGCCGTGATCGAAGATTGCAAAGCCAATGGCGCTTTCGATCCGACCACCATGGGCAGCGTGCCGAACGTTGGCCTGATGGCTAAAAAGGCTGAAGAGTACGGCTCCCACGACAAGACCTTCCAGATCAAGGCCGACGGCGTGGTTCGCGTGACCGACAGCAAAGGCAACCTGCTGATGGAACAGGCTGTTGAAGCCGGCGACATCTTCCGCATGTGCCAGACCAAAGACGCGCCGATCCAGGACTGGGTCAAACTGGCCGTCAACCGTGCTCGCGCAAGCAGCACCCCGGCCATCTTCTGGCTGGACCCGATGCGCGCCCACGACGGCGTAGTGATCGAGAAGGTTCAGGCTTACCTGAAGGATCACGACACCGCTGGTTTGGACATCCAGATCATGGCACCGGTCGACGCCATGAAATACACCCTGCAGCGCACCCGCGAAGGCAAGGACACCATTTCGGTGACCGGCAACGTACTGCGCGACTACCTGACCGACCTGTTCCCGATCATGGAACTGGGCACCAGCGCCAAGATGCTGTCGATCGTGCCGCTGATGAACGGCGGTGGCCTGTTCGAAACCGGCGCCGGCGGTTCGGCTCCGAAGCACGTGCAGCAACTGGTCGAAGAGAACTTCCTGCGCTGGGATTCGCTGGGCGAATTCCTGGCCCTGGCCGCTTCTCTCGAGCACTTGGGTGTGAACTACAACAACCCGAAAGCGCTGGTGCTGTCCAAGACCCTGGACCAGGCTACTGGCCAATTCCTCGACAACAACAAGTCGCCATCGCGCAAAGTCGGCAACATCGACAACCGCGGCAGCCACTTCTACCTGGCGATGTACTGGGCACAAGCCCTGGCCGCCCAGACCGAAGACGCTGCACTGCAAGCGCAGTTCGCGACCCTGGCCAAGACCCTGACCGAGAACGAAGCGACCATCGTCGCCGAGCTCAACGCCGTTCAAGGCAAGCCAGTGAACATCGGTGGTTACTACCACGCCGATGCCGAGCTGATCAGCAAGGCCATGCGCCCAAGCGCAACC includes the following:
- a CDS encoding NADP-dependent isocitrate dehydrogenase; the protein is MPTRSKIIYTFTDEAPALATYSLLPIIEAYTASADIAVETRDISLAARILASFPEQLGDKAVADHLAELGDLAVTPEANIIKLPNISASVPQLQAAIKELQAQGYNLPDYPETVTSDADKDAKARYDKVKGSAVNPVLREGNSDRRAPLSVKNYARKHPHKMGAWAKDSKSHVAHMSTGDFYGSEKAALIDAADTVKIELIAQDGTATVLKEKTNVQAGEILDCSVMSKKALRAFIAAEIDSAKQQGVLLSVHLKATMMKVSDPIMFGQIVAEFYKDALTKHADVLAEVGFNLNNGIGDLYARIKSLPAEQQAQIEADIQAVYAARPSLAMVNSDKGITNLHVPSDVIVDASMPAMIRDSGKMWGTDGQLHDTKAVIPDRCYATIYQAVIEDCKANGAFDPTTMGSVPNVGLMAKKAEEYGSHDKTFQIKADGVVRVTDSKGNLLMEQAVEAGDIFRMCQTKDAPIQDWVKLAVNRARASSTPAIFWLDPMRAHDGVVIEKVQAYLKDHDTAGLDIQIMAPVDAMKYTLQRTREGKDTISVTGNVLRDYLTDLFPIMELGTSAKMLSIVPLMNGGGLFETGAGGSAPKHVQQLVEENFLRWDSLGEFLALAASLEHLGVNYNNPKALVLSKTLDQATGQFLDNNKSPSRKVGNIDNRGSHFYLAMYWAQALAAQTEDAALQAQFATLAKTLTENEATIVAELNAVQGKPVNIGGYYHADAELISKAMRPSATFNAAIAALV
- the icd gene encoding NADP-dependent isocitrate dehydrogenase translates to MGYKKIQVPAVGDKITVNADHSLNVPDNPIIPFIEGDGIGVDVSPVMIKVVDAAVAKAYGGKRKISWMEVYAGEKATQVYDQDTWLPQETLDAVKDYVVSIKGPLTTPVGGGIRSLNVALRQQLDLYVCLRPVVWFEGVPSPVKKPGDVDMVIFRENSEDIYAGIEWKAGSPEATKVIKFLKEEMGVTKIRFDQDCGIGIKPVSKEGTKRLVRKALQYVVDNDRKSLTIVHKGNIMKFTEGAFKDWGYEVAKEEFGAELLDGGPWMKFKNPKTGREVVVKDAIADAMLQQILLRPAEYDVIATLNLNGDYLSDALAAEVGGIGIAPGANLSDTVAMFEATHGTAPKYAGKDQVNPGSVILSAEMMLRHLGWTEAADLIIKGTNGAIKAKTVTYDFERLMEGATLVSSSGFGEAIVKHM